The stretch of DNA ACGCCATTTGATGTGCATGTCTACACCGAAACCACCGTAGTAACCAGTGATTGCAGCTAGCGTATCGCCAAATGCATGTAATGTGTATGCATTTTGGTCGCCATGTGAGTGACTGATTGAACCAAACGGGCTACATTTGTAAACCATGTGGATGTGCTCTTCACGGTTAGTCATGTTGCTGTGGAATGCTGCCCAACCAGTGATTGGGAATACTTTCAGTAGTGGCGCATTTGATGGCGCAACTTCAGCCATATCGTTCCATAGGTAATCAAAACGTAGATCGTCGTAACCAAAGTCCCACCAACCGAAGTTGTAGAATTTTGTATGTGCTTCAGTATCACGTGCTTTAAGTTGGTTGTAGTACCAGATGTATTCAGGCTTATTATTTACACCTGCAAAATGCTTAATATTGTAAGCAAGTTTTAAACCTGGGAAATCACCAATACTTGATTGGTCACAGAAGCTCGCTCGTTTTGAATGAACTGGCATACAGTATAGCGGGAAGTCACCTGTGTTCTTGTAGAATTCTTTGTTAAACATGTTGATAGATGTGTAGCTTTTAAGTAGATCGAAAGCTTCACCTAAGAATGCCATTTGTGTATTCCAGTAATCTGGACCTTCAGCCCATGCTCCGTCTTTACCACCCCATGGTGGGTAATGTACTGCGTAGTATTCCAGACCGTATTCGATATATTCACGCGCTTTAGGGTGTTCACCATAGAGTGCAATACATGTTGGAATAACAGCTGAACTAATACTACGAACGCCGTGGCTGTTTAGCGGATTCGCTAATAAATCAACAGTTACTTTAAGGTGATGCATGATTTCGTCCAAACGAACGATAAGTGCATCTCTCACGATTGCACGCTCTCCATCAGAAAAATGAGCATTTAGCCAATCGTAGCCCCAAGCCATTGCGGCGATAACGCGGAAAGCTGCTTCATCGTTGTAACCACGAGAAGTAACACCTTCTGGATCGTAAGTTGCTAATTGTAAAGTCCATGCTTTAGCTTTAGCGATGATATCTTCATCTTCTAATACAACACCGGCGATAGAAAGGTTACGTGTTGCGTTGAAAGCTTCTTGGCAGCTAACGTACATTTGACGCCAGTAAGGACGCCATAGTGATGCTTTACCCACCGTTTCTTCTGGGTAAGCTTGTGGCTCTGCATATGGTGCAACGTCCATGAACTTGTTTGTTGAATTGTTCATGAATGCATCAAATTTACAGTAACCAGCATCATTTTTTAGGTTATCGCGAAATGCTGGAAGATCTTTGCTTTGCACTAGTAGACGAGGGTGCTCAAGGCTTAGGTTATCAAGGAAAGATAGATCTGGTTCAGTTTGCTGAACTTTAATTGGCATGCAATCAACTAGGTTTCCTGCTGATTTGTCATTTTCTAATTTTATTTTTTTGATAGCGTCAAAAGACTTGTCTGTAGACATTTAATACCCCTATGTAATTGAGTTAATTTCAACAATCAACGTGTTCGTATGTCAGTTATGTATGATAAATAGGTAGTGCTTGCCTAAGGCTATCACTGAAACATCTTTTTTACCAAACAGCTGGGGCCTTTTTAGGTTACCCATTCAATAATTAATTTATATCATTTGTATTACTATATTACAAGCTTGGTGCGGAGATAATTGCATATTATTTAGCCTAAAGATATTCTAATTAATGGGGGGATTTTTGATACCTACTCTGTTGTTTGTTGTTATTTCATTTTCAAACAATATAGTGGTCTGTACGCAGAACTCAGTATCTAACCTCATTTTTGGATAAGCAACGCGATACAATACCGCTATTTCTGTGAATTTCGGCGTTAAATCATCTACTAATAACCCGTTATTGCGACGATAACTGGCCTTGAACTACGCAAAACTAACGGCACTGTATTATAAAAGTAGCTACATCATGATTTTAAACGTAATTACGCTTCCATTAACTAGAATTGAGGTTATCTAAGGTGTATGGAAAATGCACATCGCTTCAATTTTTAATATCAATGACGACTTAATGTATTCTTTTGGATTATAACGCAGCCGTGTTATAAGTCTTAAAATCTCTTAATAGCTAAGGTTAATAAATTGATAAAAAATCAAAAAAAAGCGATGTTTTTTGCTTTGATTGCCGTCGCAATGTGGTCGACAGTAGCAACTGCTTTTAAGGTTACCTTAAGCTATTTTGCACCTATCCAAATGCTGTTAGTAGCGACGGGCTCTACTATTTTACTGTTGGCGATAGCCTGTTATCGACAAAAAAAATTACCTCTTTTAAAGCCGTATTTTCTAAAGCAACCACTTTATTATCTTTTACTGGGTTTACTCAATCCCTGTTTCTATTATCTGATCTTATTTGAAGCCTATGACCTATTGCCGGCTCAGCAAGCGCAATCATTAAATTATACTTGGGCTATCACTCTATCGATTTTAGCAGTCCCTTTCTTAGGGCATAAATTAACGACTAAAGATCTGCTCGCTATTGCGCTTGCTTATAGCGGTGCATTAATCATTGCCACGAAGGGTGATCTTCTAACGCTCGATTTTAACAATCCCTGGGGTGTTTTTCTGGCGTTATTGAGCACGTTGATCTGGGCGCTGTATTGGATATTAAATGCAAAAAATAGCGGCGATTCGATTGTCTCTTTATTACTGTGCTTTTTACTTGCTTTTCCGGCCATTATAATCGCGACTTCGATAATGAGTGATTTTAATTTAGTTGCTTGGCAAGGGTGGCTAGGGGCTATCTATATTGGTCTGTTTGAGATGGGCTTTGCTTTTATTGCTTGGGTAACTGCGCTACGTTATGCAGAAAATACAGCTAAAATTAGTAATCTTATTTTTATCTCTCCTTTCGTTTCGTTACTGTTGTTAAATATGATCATTGATGAAGCCATATACCCAGCTACGATTGTCGGGCTTGTTTTTATCGTTGCCGGATTATTGATTCAACAAATGAAAAAATAGGTTTTACTACAGCGGTAATTCTGTTTTCTTCACTACTTCACGTAAAACAAAACTAGAGTGCACCCCAGTAACACCCTCTAGTTTAGTGAGGTGTCCAAGTAGAAATTTTTCATAATGTTGCATATCACGCACCACAACTTTTAATAAAAAGTCGGCGCTTTGTCCGGTCACGATCAAGCACTCTAATACTTCGGGTAAATCAGCGATCGCTTGCTCAAAACGATCAAACCGATCCGGTGTATGCCTATCCATAGAGATACCTATCATCGCTGTGAGGTTTAAACCAAGAACAGCCGGTTTTAGTAGCGTGACATGTTTATCGATAATGCCTGATTCTTCTAAGCGTTTTACGCGACGAGAACAGGGGGTTGGTGATAAACCTACCGTCTCTGCAAGCTCTAAATTACTGATGCGTGCATTAGCTTGCATCAGGGTAAGAATTTTCTTATCTATTCTGTCTAATTTAATCACTTGTTGCATTTTATTTTTCCATTAATGAGTACATTCACTACATAAGAGTAATTATGTGGTGAATAATTGCGTAAATCAACTCAATTAAGAGTTACTTTGCATGCACTCACTACACATTTTCTTTTATAGTTAGTGCATGGATAGCGAGCGAAGTTTCTAACCGGAAACGGGTGGTTATATCCTTACCAAGGTGCGCCAACTCGCTAATTCACCTCACTTTCTGACCAATGATAAAGGATATGCTCGTGTCGACTTCTAGCCAAATTAACCCTAGTTTTAACCATAAAAAATATCGTGCCTATGCGCCAATTAAAAAAGCAGATAGACGTTGGCCTGACCAAGTGATTGATCGCGCCCCTCAATGGTGTAGCGTTGATCTACGTGATGGTAACCAGGCATTGATTGAGCCAATGAGCCCAAGCCAGAAACTAGAGATGTTTAAGTTATTGGTGGATGTCGGTTTTAAAGAGATAGAAGTTGGATTCCCAGCTGCATCAGCTCCAGATTTTGATTTTGTACGTCAGTTAATTGAGCAAGACTTAATCCCCGATGATGTGACAATTCAAGTATTAACACAGGCACGAGAGCCATTAATTGCACGTAGCTTTGAGGCGTTAAAGGGCGCTAAAAAAGCAATTGTACATCTTTATAACTCTACTTCGACGGTGCAACGTGAACAGGTTTTTAAGAAGTCACGTGATGAGATTAAAGCGATTGCGGTGCAAGGTGCTGAGTGGGTGCGTAATTTTGCAAATGCTCACCCAGAGACAAAATGGTCATTTCAATATTCTCCGGAGAGTTTCACCAATACTGAGATGGATTATGCCGTTGAGGTGTGTGATGCGGTCATTAGTGTATGGAAACCGACGCCAGAAAATAAAGTGATCATTAATTTACCGGCGACAGTCGAAGCATCAACGCCTAATGTTTATGCCGATCAAATTGAATGGATTGGCGATAATATTAGTGAGCGTGAATCGGTTACCATTAGTTTACATACTCATAACGATCGTGGTTGTGGTGTTGCGGCTGCTGAACTTGGCGTCATGGCCGGAGCAGATCGCATCGAAGGTACTTTATTAGGAAACGGTGAGCGTACGGGCAATATGGACATCGTTACGATGGCGATGAATATTTATAGCCAAGGCATTGATCCTGAATTAAATTTTGCCGATATGGATCGTGTGATTGCAACCGTAGAGCGTTGTACGCAACTTGCTGTTCATCCCCGTCATGCCTATGCAGGGGAACTTGTATTTGCAGCCTTTTCTGGTAGTCACCAAGATGCGATTAACAAGTGTATGGCGATTGATACAGAAGCACGAATTAATGATCCTGAAGCCCATTGGCAGGTTGCTTACCTACCGATTGATCCTCGCGATTTAGGACGTACTTATCAACAGGTTATTCGCATCAATAGTCAATCGGGTAAAGGTGGTGTTGCTTACGTATTAGAGCAAGATTATGGCATTCAAATGCCACGCTGGATGCAGGTTGATTTCAGCCCTTACGTGCAACAACATGCTGAAAGTAGCGAGTCCGAAGTTTCTGCCGAGATTATCCATCAGATATTTAATGATACTTATTTAGGGGCGACGCAAAACGCAAATATCAATAGCTATCAGCTTGATCGTCAAGGTAACCAAGATAGATTACAAGCACAACTTATCACTTCAGGCGGATCTGCTAGCATTGATGGGCAAGGGAAAGGTGTATTGGATGCCTTTGTGCGTGGGTTAAGTGGCGCAATTGATAGCGAGATCGTATTAATTGATTATAACGAGCATGCGCTACCAAGCCGAGAAGGCGCTGCTAATGAGCAAGCAGAGGCGATTGCTTATGTGCAAATAAGCCTACAGGGTGTGCGTTACTGTGCTGCTGCTACCTCTGATGATATCGTTGGTGCGTCTTTACAAGCAGTATTAAATGCTGTGACACGTAGCGGTGCAGAGTTAGTACAGAAAAAAGAGTTATCCTTGGAAATCGCTTAAACCTTTAACATATCGCTATTGATTAGCCATTGAAAAGGGGCAATACATACATCATGTATTGCCCCTTTTTATGAGAAGGTTAAAAATTATTTATTAATATCAACGACCACACGACCGCGTACTTTACCTGCAATTAAGTCTTCTGCAACATCAACTGCTTCTGTAAGGCTAATTTCAGTGCAAATATCATCAAATACGTGCGCATCTAAAATCTCACCTAGACGTTGCCAAGCTTCAATGCGATCGCGAGTTGGACGCATTACGCTATCAACACCCGCTAAGGTTACACCACGCAAAATAAATGGTGCAACGCTTGCTGGTAAATCCATGCCTTGCGCTAAACCACAAGCAGCCACTGTGCCACCATATTGTGTACTTGCACAAACATTAGCAAGTGTATGGCTACCAACGGTATCCACGGCACCAGCCCAACGCTCTTTAGCAAGTGGACGACCTGGTTCAGAGAATGTTGCGCGATCGATAATCTCTGACGCACCTAATTTTTTAAGGTATTCTGTTTCTTCAATACGACCAGTCGATGCGACAACTTTGTAACCTAATTTTGCAAGAATCGAGATTGCAAAACTACCAACCCCACCATTTGCGCCAGTAACAAGAATTTCACCCTTTTCTGGTGTGACGCCATTTTTCTCTAGTGTGATAACACATAACA from Psychromonas sp. psych-6C06 encodes:
- a CDS encoding DUF4962 domain-containing protein, whose amino-acid sequence is MSTDKSFDAIKKIKLENDKSAGNLVDCMPIKVQQTEPDLSFLDNLSLEHPRLLVQSKDLPAFRDNLKNDAGYCKFDAFMNNSTNKFMDVAPYAEPQAYPEETVGKASLWRPYWRQMYVSCQEAFNATRNLSIAGVVLEDEDIIAKAKAWTLQLATYDPEGVTSRGYNDEAAFRVIAAMAWGYDWLNAHFSDGERAIVRDALIVRLDEIMHHLKVTVDLLANPLNSHGVRSISSAVIPTCIALYGEHPKAREYIEYGLEYYAVHYPPWGGKDGAWAEGPDYWNTQMAFLGEAFDLLKSYTSINMFNKEFYKNTGDFPLYCMPVHSKRASFCDQSSIGDFPGLKLAYNIKHFAGVNNKPEYIWYYNQLKARDTEAHTKFYNFGWWDFGYDDLRFDYLWNDMAEVAPSNAPLLKVFPITGWAAFHSNMTNREEHIHMVYKCSPFGSISHSHGDQNAYTLHAFGDTLAAITGYYGGFGVDMHIKWRRRTFAKNLPLFDGKGQYAENTTTKFEGEHQDRYCIEAGGKISDYDTESEVLFVEGDASTSYQFHNPDLESYKRKIWFAKGKVFVMRDTATLKTEQDLTWLLHTTFKTETATDSFKIVGDNAVLDVEFIHDCKQDLLSIENVEGFGEVDPAEYKDMEIHRHVEAKFKAKKEHNILTLLVPSKVNGPKTEVSHKLVGNNLELTIDGEVVTIDL
- a CDS encoding DMT family transporter; the encoded protein is MKNQKKAMFFALIAVAMWSTVATAFKVTLSYFAPIQMLLVATGSTILLLAIACYRQKKLPLLKPYFLKQPLYYLLLGLLNPCFYYLILFEAYDLLPAQQAQSLNYTWAITLSILAVPFLGHKLTTKDLLAIALAYSGALIIATKGDLLTLDFNNPWGVFLALLSTLIWALYWILNAKNSGDSIVSLLLCFLLAFPAIIIATSIMSDFNLVAWQGWLGAIYIGLFEMGFAFIAWVTALRYAENTAKISNLIFISPFVSLLLLNMIIDEAIYPATIVGLVFIVAGLLIQQMKK
- a CDS encoding Lrp/AsnC family transcriptional regulator yields the protein MIKLDRIDKKILTLMQANARISNLELAETVGLSPTPCSRRVKRLEESGIIDKHVTLLKPAVLGLNLTAMIGISMDRHTPDRFDRFEQAIADLPEVLECLIVTGQSADFLLKVVVRDMQHYEKFLLGHLTKLEGVTGVHSSFVLREVVKKTELPL
- the leuA gene encoding 2-isopropylmalate synthase — encoded protein: MSTSSQINPSFNHKKYRAYAPIKKADRRWPDQVIDRAPQWCSVDLRDGNQALIEPMSPSQKLEMFKLLVDVGFKEIEVGFPAASAPDFDFVRQLIEQDLIPDDVTIQVLTQAREPLIARSFEALKGAKKAIVHLYNSTSTVQREQVFKKSRDEIKAIAVQGAEWVRNFANAHPETKWSFQYSPESFTNTEMDYAVEVCDAVISVWKPTPENKVIINLPATVEASTPNVYADQIEWIGDNISERESVTISLHTHNDRGCGVAAAELGVMAGADRIEGTLLGNGERTGNMDIVTMAMNIYSQGIDPELNFADMDRVIATVERCTQLAVHPRHAYAGELVFAAFSGSHQDAINKCMAIDTEARINDPEAHWQVAYLPIDPRDLGRTYQQVIRINSQSGKGGVAYVLEQDYGIQMPRWMQVDFSPYVQQHAESSESEVSAEIIHQIFNDTYLGATQNANINSYQLDRQGNQDRLQAQLITSGGSASIDGQGKGVLDAFVRGLSGAIDSEIVLIDYNEHALPSREGAANEQAEAIAYVQISLQGVRYCAAATSDDIVGASLQAVLNAVTRSGAELVQKKELSLEIA
- a CDS encoding MDR family oxidoreductase, with product MFQGILIEKDDQGYRAAVKEIDESVLPEGDVTIKVSHSTLNYKDALAITGKGPVVRSFPMVPGIDLVGVVEQSDSDKFSVGDTVLLNGFGVGEKHCGGLAQKARLKSDWLIQLPTAFTPRQAMSIGTAGYTAMLCVITLEKNGVTPEKGEILVTGANGGVGSFAISILAKLGYKVVASTGRIEETEYLKKLGASEIIDRATFSEPGRPLAKERWAGAVDTVGSHTLANVCASTQYGGTVAACGLAQGMDLPASVAPFILRGVTLAGVDSVMRPTRDRIEAWQRLGEILDAHVFDDICTEISLTEAVDVAEDLIAGKVRGRVVVDINK